The genomic window TGATGTGCTTCGACCTCGGTGGCCCCGTGAACAAGGCGGCTTATCTTTTTGCCACCGCTGGACTTTCCACCGGTGATGAAGCCAGCATGAAGATCATGGCTGCCGTGATGGCGGCCGGAATGGTGCCCCCTATCGCGCTTTCGATTGCCACTTTCATACGCAAGAGCCTCTTTACTCCCGCTGAACAGGAAAATGGCAAATCTGCATGGCTCCTGGGGCTCTCCTTCATCTCGGAAGGCGCTATCCCGTTCGCTGCGGCTGACCCACTGCGCGTGATCCCATCGATGATGGCAGGTGGTGCCGTCACCGGCGCCTTAACTATGGCAACAGGCACCATGTCTCGAGCACCACACGGCGGCATCTTTGTCAGCTTCGCTATCAGCCCGCTGTGGGGTTTCCTCATCGCGTTGCTCGCCGGCACTATTACTTCCTCAATCTTGGTGATCCTTGCAAAGCAGATGTGGCCAAATAAGGCCCTACAACTGGCTCGCAACGCGGGTTAGTCAAACTGAACCCGAACACACAAGGCCATCGTGATGCAGGCAATAACATGATGTGACGCATCCGTTGGCCTTTGCGTGGCGAAAGTTGGCGTCACATCCTAGAATCGGACATAGATTTTTGTTCGGACGTTTTTACGGACACGGTTTCGCCCGTTTCTCCGGCCAGCGCGCCGTTCAAGAAAGCAAAGTTTTCGTTAACATCGGCTCCAGGCACACAAACGTTGTGTCGTTGCCCAAGGAAAGGAATTCCAATAATGGCTTCCAAGACTGTCGTGGTCGGCTCCGCTGTCGGCCTGCACGCTCGTCCCGCCTCCATCATCGCCGAAGCCGCCGGCGAGTACGACGATGAGATCTTCCTGAGCATCGAAGGTGGCGACGACGATGAGACCGACGCTGCTTCTTCGCTGATGATCATGGCACTTGGCGCTGAAAAGGGCGACAAGGTCACCGTGACCTCTGATAACGCTGAGGCAGTAGAGAAGATCGCTGCGCTGATCGAAAAGGATCTCGACGCAGAGTAATCCAGGCCAGCACTTTTAGGCTTTTCGACGCCCACGTCACCATATCTGGCGTGGGCGTCTTGGCGTATCTGCCCCTTACCAGCGAGCGTTAGCACCCTCACCGACATGGACATAAAGCCACTTCAGCACTGGATAGCCCACGATAATGCCAACCGAGCCCCACGCGATGCCTTCCAGCTCAATGCTGCCGACGTGCAAGGTGAGATTACCAATGCCAGCAATCAACGCCACTGCCGCTGCGGTTAAATTCACAGGATTGTTGAAATTGACACGATTGTCCTGCCAGATACGAATACCGAGCATGCCAATCAGGCCGTACAGCACCATCGCTGCCCCACCGAGTACTCCCTGAGGAATGGTGAAGATGAGCGCCCCAAACTTCGGGATGAACGCCAGTACCACTGCCGTGAGCGCTGCGATCCAATAAGCTGCCGTGGAGTACACGCGAGTGGCTGCCATCACGCCGATATTTTCAGCGTAGGTTGTGGTACCCGAACCACCGAAGCCACCTGCAAGTGTGGTGCCAATACCATCGGCGATTAGTGCATCACCGGCCAAGTCATCCAGGTTCCGACCCGTCATCTCGCTTACTGCCTTTACATGGCCGACGTTTTCCGCGATCAACACGATCACCACTGGTAACGTGATCAGGATCGCCGACGCCGTGAATTCAGGTGTGTGGAATTGCGGCAACCCGATCCATTTGGCCGCTGCGACGGTGTCGCTGGCGCCTTCCGCGAGATTGCCGCTGATAGCAGCGAACACCCAGCCGATGACCACGCCAATTAGGATCCCAAGCCGCGCGAGCATGCCGCGGCCGGCAACCGTGATGAGCAGAATCGAAAACATGGTCACGCCCGCAACCAAGGGCTGGGATTGGAAATTTCCAACCGCAGCGGGAGCGAGGTTTAAGCCGATGAGTGCCACGATGGCACCGGTGACTGCCGGTGGCATTACCAAATCCAAGACACGCTTGCCGGCCTTCTTCACGATCAGACCAACTGCGATTAGCGCCAAACCGGCGGCCACAACGCCACCGAGCTGCACCGCAATGCCCTGGCCTTGTGACGCCATGAGGGGCGCAATAAATCCGAAAGAAGATCCGAGATAGGAAGGCAGACGGTTCCTGGTCACCAACAGGAAGATCATGGTGGATATGCCAGAGAACAACAGTGTGGTGTTCACCGGGAATCCGGTCAAAGTGGGCACCAATAAGGTGGCGCCGAACATCGCAATGACATGTTGCATGCCAATTCCAATGGTGCGCGACCAACTTAGGCGTTCCTCGGGCGCGACCACCGCGCCGGGAGCAATTGTCTTTCCATCACCGTGCAGGGTCCAACCCCATGAAGAGCTACTCACGAGGCTGTATTGTTCTAGCTCACGGTGAATTCCTGCAACTCAGCTGCCAGAGATTGTGGCAGGCGAACGTCGATGAGGGTACCCGACTCCGAGTATTCCTCATTGAGCACGGTGCCTTGTACATGCACGCGCGAAACTATATCGCCACGTGTGAACGGCACCATGAGCTGCACATGTGCATCCAAGCTGTTGAGAAAGAGTTCTACCCGGGCCTCGAGTTCCGCTATGCCTTCGCCAGTTTTTGCAGAAACAAACACGACGTCGTCAAGCGCATGGCGCAGCTCCGCCAACACAAGCGGGTCCGCCTGGTCGATCTTGTTCACCACAACGATCTCCGGCGGTGCGGGCACATCAAGTTCGCGAATAATATCGGTGACCACACCGTTTACCGCCTCAATCTGCTTCAAAGGGAAGGGGTCGGATCCGTCAACCACATGCAGTACTAGGTCAGCTTCCACAACTTCTTCGAGGGTGGAGCGGAAAGCTTCCACAAGCTGGGTTGGCAGGTGACGAACAAAACCGACGGTGTCGGTGAAGACGACCGCGCGGCCGTCGGCAAGCTCAGCTTTTCGGGTGGTGGGATCAAGCGTGGCAAAAAGCGCGTCCTCAACCAGCACCCCGGCGCCGGTCATAGCGTTGATGAGCGAGGACTTCCCTGCGTTGGTGTACCCGGCGATGGCGATTTGCGCGATGGTGGATTCACGGCGACGTGATCGTTTGACTTCTCGGGCGGTTTTCATGCCCTGGATTTCTTTGCGCAGCTTTGCCATGTCGGAGCGCAAGCGGCGACGATCCGCTTCGATTTTGGTTTCGCCGGGCCCACGCAGACCCACGCCACCATTTGAACCCGCACGTCCACCGGCCTGGCGTGACAGCGCCCCACCCCAGCCGCGCACTCGTGTGATGAGGTATTCCATCTGGGCAAGCGAGACCTGCGCCTTGCCTTCCTTGGATTTCGCGTGTTGGGCGAAGATATCGAGGATAAGCATGGTGCGATCAATAACTTTGACGTCGAGGGCCTTCTCGAGCGCGATCATCTGACCGGGGCTGAGCTCGCCATCGCACACGACGGTATCGACGCCGGTGGAGGCGACAATATCGCGAAGCTCCGCTACCTTGCCGGAGCCGATATAGGTGCCCGGATCTGGCTTATCTCGCTTTTGGTAGAGCATCTCCACCACTTCCGAACCGGCCGTTTCAGCCAAAGCTGCGAGTTCATCCATGGTCGCCTCGATTTCGGCAGTGGTGCCTTGAGTCCAAACACCCACAAGGATTACGCGTTCAAGGCGGAGCTTTCGGTATTCCACGTCATAGCCGTCATCCTGATCCGTGGCGTGGATCGTGGACCCGCGAGAAAGCCTGCGCAAGGAAGATCGAGCCTCGAGGTCGAGCTCACCCACCGTCGGCGTTTCGTTGGATTCGGGGGTTAAGAGCCCGGATTGGTCTTCGCCAGGATCCTCCAGGGGCTTCGTGGGGCGGTGATCGTGAAAAGCTTGGTTCAATAAACGCTCTACGGCGTCGGGTGTGTTATTCGTCATCGTTGTTCACCATTGTTTCATGCGCGATGGGCTCCTGGCTAGACTCCGTGCGCACTGTTCGCTGCAAACGAACAGGAACGAGAGTGGAAACCGCATTTGATCCTCGAATTTCCGCAATGGGGTGGCGTTTTTCCACGACTGCACCCGGGGCTAAACTTGAACACTATGAGCACAGACCTGCAAAGCATTGGCATGAATTTTCCTCAGTGGCAGGACGCGGTGGAAGCCGCGATCGCCACTGACCGACTAACGGTAACCGGAGAGGTTCGCGGCGGTCAGCTTATTCAGTATTCCGACGATTCAGGTGCACAAATCAACATTTTGGCCGTAGAGCCTTTCGCCACTTTCGCCGGCTTCGCTTCCATCACGAAGTGCTTTGCTCACATTTCGATGATCGACGATGTGTTGGCGCTGTGCCAGGTCATCGATTATAACGATCAGGAAGTCGCGCTCCTCACTCTCAATCTCGCTCAGGGCCCTTTGCTTATCGACGAACCCGAGCAGCGTTGGCAGGAGTTGGGCGTCACCGCTTTAGCGTTCGATGTCACCACGTATCCATCGGTCGAGGCTTTTGAACAGGCCACGGGATCGACCCCCGGTACTTTTTCTTCAGCTGGCGCTCAGGTGATCATGAGCGGCGATGGATCCAAGGTGCCCGATGCAGCGGCGACGTTTAGTGCCCGTGTGCTCAGCGCAGGTGTGCGAACCAACGCTTTGACGAGCGAAGATTTCGTGCACGTCACCGTCGATGGTGGCTTCCCCTACGACGTATGTATGCCCATGAGTGCGGGCGTACCGGAGCGCGGGAGCGTAATTGCGGGCCGGGCGGTCATGACAGGTTTCGTCGCGGCACCCGCAGGCGGAGGCTGCGGTGGTGGTAGCTGTGGCAGCGGTGGATGTGGCTGTGGCGGTCACTAGATCGGCTGCGCAGGATTGAACCGCAGCGGCACCGATTGCCCCTATTAGCATTTCTGCTACTAACTTCACTACGCTGGACCCCAACGGATAGCTCCCAATGACGGGAACCATTCGTTGGGTTTCAACGTTAGTGCACATGTAGTTCCATAACCGCCGAGAAGTCCAGAACCTGATAACACCATGCCTGATCGCTATTTCAACGATAAGCCCAAGCAACCGAATTGGCCCCTGTGGCTGATCATCGGTGGCTGCGCAG from Corynebacterium gerontici includes these protein-coding regions:
- the hflX gene encoding GTPase HflX, which produces MTNNTPDAVERLLNQAFHDHRPTKPLEDPGEDQSGLLTPESNETPTVGELDLEARSSLRRLSRGSTIHATDQDDGYDVEYRKLRLERVILVGVWTQGTTAEIEATMDELAALAETAGSEVVEMLYQKRDKPDPGTYIGSGKVAELRDIVASTGVDTVVCDGELSPGQMIALEKALDVKVIDRTMLILDIFAQHAKSKEGKAQVSLAQMEYLITRVRGWGGALSRQAGGRAGSNGGVGLRGPGETKIEADRRRLRSDMAKLRKEIQGMKTAREVKRSRRRESTIAQIAIAGYTNAGKSSLINAMTGAGVLVEDALFATLDPTTRKAELADGRAVVFTDTVGFVRHLPTQLVEAFRSTLEEVVEADLVLHVVDGSDPFPLKQIEAVNGVVTDIIRELDVPAPPEIVVVNKIDQADPLVLAELRHALDDVVFVSAKTGEGIAELEARVELFLNSLDAHVQLMVPFTRGDIVSRVHVQGTVLNEEYSESGTLIDVRLPQSLAAELQEFTVS
- a CDS encoding uracil-xanthine permease family protein translates to MSSSSWGWTLHGDGKTIAPGAVVAPEERLSWSRTIGIGMQHVIAMFGATLLVPTLTGFPVNTTLLFSGISTMIFLLVTRNRLPSYLGSSFGFIAPLMASQGQGIAVQLGGVVAAGLALIAVGLIVKKAGKRVLDLVMPPAVTGAIVALIGLNLAPAAVGNFQSQPLVAGVTMFSILLITVAGRGMLARLGILIGVVIGWVFAAISGNLAEGASDTVAAAKWIGLPQFHTPEFTASAILITLPVVIVLIAENVGHVKAVSEMTGRNLDDLAGDALIADGIGTTLAGGFGGSGTTTYAENIGVMAATRVYSTAAYWIAALTAVVLAFIPKFGALIFTIPQGVLGGAAMVLYGLIGMLGIRIWQDNRVNFNNPVNLTAAAVALIAGIGNLTLHVGSIELEGIAWGSVGIIVGYPVLKWLYVHVGEGANARW
- a CDS encoding HPr family phosphocarrier protein, whose protein sequence is MASKTVVVGSAVGLHARPASIIAEAAGEYDDEIFLSIEGGDDDETDAASSLMIMALGAEKGDKVTVTSDNAEAVEKIAALIEKDLDAE